Within Staphylococcus sp. NRL 16/872, the genomic segment TTTAGGATTATTTTTAAAAATAGATTGATCAAAAAAGTCTCTATTATTCATTATAAAATCTCTCCTTTAATAAGAGTTGAAATCACAACTGTTTAGTGAAAATTTTCAACTTCATTATATAAAGAGTATATCCTCACGTAAAGTAAAAGCAATTATAAAGAAGTATGTAAAAATGTGGATTGAAAAAGAACATGACAAAAGTTTGTAAATTATGTATAAAGTCTTTTATATAGATGAAAAGGATAATATAAGATGTGTGCTTTTGTCATGTGTGATGATTTATTCTGACGCATTAGCGAAGTTATTAGTAATGACGTGTCGTAAACTATGAACAAGTTCAGTTTCTTCTTCTTTAGAAAAGTTAAAGTCTTCAAATACTTGCTCAGAAATAGATTCTAATACAGGCTTAATTTTTTTACCATTTTCAGTTAAAGAAATTTGTAAATTGCGTTCATCTTCCTTTTCACGCATACGTTTAACATAGCCCTTTTTCTCTAATTTTTTTAAGAGAGGTGTAAGAGTTCCAGAATCTAAAAAGACACGTTGGCCAAGAGATTTTATATTTATTTTTTCATCATCTTCAATAGCCATAACAACCATAAAACTTGTATATGTTAAATCATGTTCTTTTAAATAGTAAGTATACTTTTTAATAA encodes:
- a CDS encoding MarR family transcriptional regulator, which encodes MYVKDSYLSKQLCFLLYVTSKEVIKKYTYYLKEHDLTYTSFMVVMAIEDDEKINIKSLGQRVFLDSGTLTPLLKKLEKKGYVKRMREKEDERNLQISLTENGKKIKPVLESISEQVFEDFNFSKEEETELVHSLRHVITNNFANASE